Proteins encoded in a region of the Flammeovirga yaeyamensis genome:
- a CDS encoding 3-oxoacyl-ACP synthase, which translates to MNKDFKLKLKEHCKEIVVQKIKSAEEAMNSAQNSANAETRSTAGDKHDTARAMAHLEKEKMGEQLSQNLQLLRVMEELKETDAKTVGPGSLVVTNVGMYYLSISLGQVKFENQMVFVISTQSPIGRLFVGKSKEEEVMFNGRKFIIKEVI; encoded by the coding sequence ATGAACAAAGACTTTAAATTAAAACTCAAAGAACATTGCAAAGAAATTGTTGTTCAAAAAATAAAATCTGCTGAAGAAGCGATGAACTCTGCTCAAAATTCTGCCAATGCAGAAACGAGAAGTACAGCAGGAGATAAACATGATACAGCCCGTGCGATGGCGCACTTAGAAAAAGAAAAGATGGGTGAGCAACTTTCACAAAATCTTCAACTTTTAAGGGTGATGGAAGAGTTAAAAGAAACTGATGCAAAAACAGTTGGCCCCGGAAGTTTAGTGGTCACCAATGTTGGAATGTATTATTTATCTATCAGTTTGGGTCAAGTGAAATTCGAGAATCAAATGGTCTTTGTTATTTCTACTCAATCCCCTATTGGACGATTGTTTGTTGGAAAATCAAAAGAGGAAGAAGTAATGTTTAATGGTCGAAAATTTATCATTAAAGAGGTCATATAA
- the leuS gene encoding leucine--tRNA ligase: MSEFNHIDFEPKWQKYWQDNNIYKVDIDSDKPKYYALDMFPYPSGAGLHVGHPLGYIASDIVSRFKRLKGFNVLHPMGFDSFGLPAEQYAIETGQHPAITTESNISTFKSQFNKIGNSYDWDREVQTSSPDYYRWTQWIFQQLFNSWYDKDANKAKDISELVAHFEANGTEGINAECDDNATQFTADEWKSFNAKSQAEVLLQYRLTFLSEAMVNWCPALGTVLANDEVKDGVSERGGHPVERKKMKQWMMRITAYADRLLNNLDGLNWSDALKEMQRNWIGKSIGCEIDFKVVDKDITLTAFTTRVDTTFGVTYVVLAPEHELIPELTTAEQKEAVDAYVETAKNRSERERQSDVKTVSGVFTGSYVINPLTGEKTPLWIADYVLAGYGTGVVMAVPSSDDRDFRFANHFDLPIVRVIEGTEDMEDPTEVKKGKMINSGFLNGLESDEAIKVAIDKLVEAGQGKAKVNFRIRDAVFSRQRYWGEPVPVYFDENGIPQLVPDEQLPLDLPEVEKYLPTPEGDPPLGNAKDWKFDGKFGYELTTMPGWAGSSWYFLRYMDPQNKEAFVSKEAAEYWNQVDLYVGGTEHATGHLLYSRFWNMFLFDMGFINHEEPFQRIVNQGMIQGRSNFVYRVKGTNQFVSHGLKKNYDVQPLYVDVNIVENDVLDTEKFKQWRQDYANAEFILEDGKYICGHVVEKMSKSKYNVVNPDVVIEKYGADTLRLYEMFLGPLEQSKPWSMQGIDGVWKFLRKLWRLFYSDAGELLVVDGKATPEELKILHKTIKKAGEDMESLSLNTTVPAYMVCVNELAAAKCHKKEVLEQLLVILSPFAPHIAEELWQTALGKTTSIVTEEFPSFDASLLVEASHTYPVSINGKMRVKLDLPIDISQEEAKEAVFANEIVQKWIEDKPIKKFIFVPKRIVNVVV, from the coding sequence ATGTCTGAATTCAACCATATTGATTTTGAGCCGAAATGGCAAAAGTACTGGCAAGACAACAATATCTATAAAGTAGATATTGACTCTGATAAGCCAAAATATTACGCATTGGACATGTTCCCGTACCCTTCAGGAGCAGGTCTTCACGTAGGTCACCCTCTAGGATATATCGCATCGGATATCGTTTCACGTTTTAAAAGGCTGAAAGGATTTAATGTGCTACACCCAATGGGATTTGACTCTTTTGGTCTTCCTGCAGAGCAATATGCGATCGAAACTGGTCAGCACCCTGCAATTACAACAGAGTCAAACATCAGTACTTTCAAAAGCCAATTCAACAAAATTGGTAACAGTTACGATTGGGATCGTGAGGTTCAGACATCATCTCCTGACTACTACAGATGGACACAATGGATTTTCCAACAATTGTTCAACTCTTGGTACGACAAGGATGCTAACAAAGCAAAAGACATTTCTGAATTAGTAGCTCACTTCGAAGCAAACGGTACTGAAGGTATCAATGCTGAATGTGATGATAACGCTACACAATTCACAGCTGACGAATGGAAATCATTCAATGCTAAATCTCAAGCTGAAGTTTTACTTCAGTACCGTTTAACTTTCTTATCTGAAGCGATGGTAAACTGGTGTCCTGCATTGGGTACAGTATTAGCCAACGATGAAGTGAAAGATGGTGTTTCTGAAAGAGGTGGACACCCAGTTGAGCGTAAGAAAATGAAACAATGGATGATGCGTATTACAGCTTACGCTGATCGTCTATTAAATAACTTAGATGGATTGAACTGGTCGGATGCATTGAAAGAAATGCAACGTAACTGGATTGGTAAATCTATCGGATGTGAAATCGACTTTAAAGTTGTTGATAAAGACATCACATTAACTGCATTTACAACAAGAGTAGATACTACTTTCGGTGTAACTTATGTAGTTCTTGCTCCAGAACATGAGTTAATTCCTGAATTAACTACTGCTGAGCAAAAAGAAGCAGTAGATGCCTATGTTGAAACTGCTAAAAACAGATCAGAGAGAGAGCGTCAATCGGATGTAAAAACGGTTTCTGGTGTGTTTACTGGTTCTTATGTAATCAACCCATTAACTGGAGAAAAAACTCCTCTATGGATTGCTGATTATGTATTGGCGGGATACGGAACAGGTGTTGTAATGGCCGTTCCTTCATCAGATGATCGTGACTTCCGTTTTGCCAATCACTTCGATTTACCAATCGTGAGAGTGATTGAAGGAACTGAAGACATGGAAGATCCAACTGAAGTCAAAAAAGGTAAAATGATCAACTCTGGTTTCTTGAATGGCTTAGAGTCAGACGAGGCGATCAAAGTTGCTATCGATAAATTAGTAGAAGCAGGTCAAGGAAAAGCGAAAGTAAACTTCCGTATCCGTGATGCTGTATTCTCACGTCAACGTTATTGGGGTGAGCCAGTTCCAGTATATTTTGATGAAAACGGTATTCCTCAATTGGTTCCAGACGAGCAACTTCCTTTGGATTTACCAGAAGTAGAGAAATACTTACCTACACCTGAAGGTGATCCTCCATTAGGAAATGCTAAAGACTGGAAATTTGATGGTAAATTCGGTTACGAATTAACGACAATGCCAGGTTGGGCAGGTTCTTCTTGGTACTTCTTACGTTACATGGATCCTCAAAACAAAGAGGCATTTGTATCTAAAGAAGCTGCTGAGTATTGGAATCAAGTGGACTTATACGTTGGTGGTACTGAGCACGCAACTGGTCACTTATTGTACTCTAGATTCTGGAACATGTTCTTGTTTGACATGGGCTTCATCAACCATGAAGAGCCATTCCAAAGAATCGTAAACCAAGGTATGATCCAAGGTCGTTCGAACTTTGTTTACAGAGTAAAAGGTACTAACCAATTCGTATCTCACGGATTGAAAAAAAACTATGATGTTCAACCGTTATATGTTGATGTAAACATCGTAGAAAATGATGTTTTAGACACTGAGAAATTCAAGCAATGGCGTCAAGATTATGCTAACGCTGAATTTATCTTGGAAGACGGTAAATACATCTGTGGTCACGTTGTAGAAAAGATGTCAAAATCGAAATACAATGTGGTGAATCCAGACGTAGTAATTGAGAAATATGGTGCTGACACACTTCGTTTATACGAAATGTTCTTAGGACCACTTGAGCAATCGAAGCCATGGTCGATGCAAGGTATCGACGGTGTTTGGAAATTCCTTCGTAAGCTATGGAGATTATTCTACAGTGACGCTGGTGAATTATTAGTGGTTGATGGAAAAGCAACTCCTGAAGAATTGAAAATCTTACACAAGACGATCAAGAAAGCAGGTGAAGATATGGAAAGCTTGAGCTTGAACACTACAGTTCCTGCTTACATGGTATGTGTTAATGAGTTAGCTGCTGCAAAATGTCATAAGAAAGAGGTATTGGAGCAATTACTAGTGATCCTATCTCCTTTCGCTCCACACATTGCTGAAGAATTATGGCAAACGGCTTTGGGTAAAACTACCTCGATTGTAACTGAAGAATTCCCATCGTTTGATGCATCGTTGCTTGTTGAAGCTTCACATACTTACCCTGTATCTATCAACGGTAAGATGAGAGTGAAATTGGATTTACCAATTGATATTTCTCAAGAAGAAGCCAAAGAAGCCGTATTTGCTAATGAAATAGTTCAAAAATGGATAGAGGATAAACCTATCAAAAAATTCATCTTTGTTCCAAAGAGAATTGTAAACGTGGTGGTTTAA
- a CDS encoding TlpA family protein disulfide reductase — translation MKNCYFFILMIFFISCAKKENSLVYQNPNSSDIKLVMNSALSHSEIEIPSHIEGNQIHYTIDKNAFITLKDGDLEIEFFATPSGSSEIIREENNQFVFKGDLGNYNQSVFNIQAKFDHFLENNVLRNTQKEELEEKISQLKSDLIKEIPTDITQQQQLEIKEMIALDAAFLHIKHAIQTGYGRQKDYSIPEQYDIQNFNIDILEKLYDENFNYLSYYIPNYLNLMFLNDEIYQLAGEFYFDLRTDEFQNLDIEPRLKEMFIASTIAESINTQGLKDNNEASLYQFLHDYPDYSHKEELIATLKNNSTMKDGNVAPIIHAFDANGEIFHLKNHEGKVVYINVWATWNENFNQQIKDIKALKSKYEGQDIEIISLSVDRDQQHWKDYIDYSGEIKNNIWTSKVDQFYSNYKVYTVPRFILIDKNGKLINSFAPAPDSKELDDLIAEAL, via the coding sequence ATGAAAAACTGCTATTTTTTTATTTTGATGATTTTCTTTATTAGTTGTGCTAAAAAGGAAAATTCTCTAGTGTATCAAAACCCCAACTCAAGTGATATAAAACTGGTAATGAACAGTGCATTATCACATTCTGAAATTGAAATCCCATCACATATAGAAGGAAATCAAATCCACTATACAATTGATAAAAATGCTTTCATCACTTTAAAAGATGGTGATTTAGAAATAGAATTCTTCGCTACCCCCTCTGGTTCAAGTGAGATTATTAGAGAAGAAAATAATCAATTTGTATTTAAAGGTGATCTAGGGAATTACAATCAAAGTGTATTTAATATACAAGCTAAGTTTGATCACTTTTTAGAAAACAATGTCCTCAGAAATACACAAAAGGAGGAATTGGAAGAAAAGATATCTCAATTAAAAAGTGATTTGATCAAAGAGATTCCAACGGATATAACCCAACAACAACAATTAGAAATTAAAGAAATGATTGCACTTGATGCTGCATTTTTACACATCAAGCATGCTATACAAACAGGGTATGGTCGACAAAAAGACTATAGTATACCTGAGCAATATGATATTCAAAATTTTAATATCGATATTCTAGAAAAATTATATGACGAGAACTTCAATTACTTATCATATTACATTCCGAATTATCTAAACTTGATGTTCCTTAACGATGAGATCTATCAGTTAGCTGGTGAATTCTATTTTGACTTAAGAACAGACGAATTTCAGAATTTAGATATAGAACCTCGTTTAAAAGAGATGTTTATCGCTTCTACAATAGCAGAGTCAATTAACACTCAAGGATTAAAAGACAACAACGAAGCGTCCTTATATCAGTTCTTACACGATTATCCAGATTACTCTCATAAAGAAGAATTAATCGCAACTTTGAAAAACAATTCCACTATGAAAGATGGGAATGTTGCCCCTATCATTCATGCATTTGATGCGAATGGAGAAATATTTCATTTAAAAAATCATGAAGGCAAAGTAGTATATATTAATGTATGGGCGACTTGGAATGAGAACTTCAATCAACAAATAAAAGATATTAAAGCTTTAAAGTCGAAATACGAAGGGCAAGACATTGAGATCATCTCCCTATCTGTAGACCGTGATCAACAACATTGGAAAGACTATATTGACTATTCAGGTGAGATTAAAAACAATATTTGGACTTCTAAAGTAGATCAGTTTTACAGTAATTATAAAGTCTACACTGTCCCTCGTTTTATTCTAATTGATAAAAACGGGAAATTAATAAATAGCTTTGCTCCCGCTCCTGATTCCAAAGAATTAGACGATTTGATTGCAGAAGCACTTTAA
- a CDS encoding transglutaminase-like domain-containing protein, whose product MKKLLLVLSSLLFVFGCSPSKKIDAQYVEDLNIALTKAGENRAELQLAIDEMSQDKVNAMAFLIAYMPERDLKTLSAEYLIKNVNLAYKAKNEFPWGNEIPDSVFYNDVLPYALMNERRDDWREDFYNRFAPIVKDCKTMEEAITIINDTIIDVVKVKYSTEREKPDQSPYESIDQGLASCSGLSVLLADAFRSVGIPTRLAGTPNWTTKEGNHNWNEVWLKGQWYFTEYYPSGLDKSWFLADAGVADTKDPKHWIYASSWKPAQYDFPLVWDYDIKYVHAHNVTDRYIDLWHKEQAQNVGKEGKVAVRIKMFKNKACTLISDNRVETEVTISADRKIIESGKTAGPLKDMNDILQFYLDKNKTYQMTYFDSKGNPVTKSLAVEADNMELTLYKEI is encoded by the coding sequence ATGAAAAAGTTATTACTTGTATTGTCGAGTTTACTATTCGTTTTTGGATGCTCTCCATCCAAAAAAATTGATGCACAATACGTAGAAGACCTTAACATCGCTTTAACTAAAGCTGGAGAAAACAGAGCTGAACTACAATTAGCAATTGATGAAATGTCGCAGGATAAGGTAAATGCAATGGCTTTTTTGATTGCCTATATGCCTGAGAGAGATTTAAAAACATTATCTGCCGAATATCTAATTAAGAATGTTAATCTGGCGTATAAGGCTAAAAACGAATTCCCTTGGGGAAATGAAATTCCAGATTCTGTATTTTACAATGATGTTCTTCCGTATGCTTTAATGAACGAAAGAAGAGATGATTGGAGAGAAGATTTCTACAATCGTTTCGCTCCTATCGTAAAAGATTGCAAAACTATGGAAGAGGCGATTACCATTATTAATGATACAATTATTGATGTGGTGAAAGTAAAATATTCTACAGAAAGAGAAAAGCCGGACCAATCTCCTTATGAGTCAATTGACCAAGGTTTAGCTTCTTGTTCTGGTTTATCTGTATTATTAGCAGATGCTTTTAGAAGTGTCGGTATTCCAACACGTTTAGCAGGTACACCAAACTGGACAACAAAAGAAGGCAACCATAACTGGAACGAAGTATGGCTAAAAGGACAATGGTATTTTACTGAATACTATCCATCTGGATTAGATAAATCATGGTTCTTGGCAGACGCAGGTGTGGCAGATACTAAAGACCCAAAACATTGGATTTATGCTTCCTCATGGAAACCCGCTCAATACGATTTCCCTTTGGTTTGGGATTACGATATTAAATACGTTCATGCACATAATGTAACGGATAGATATATTGATCTTTGGCACAAAGAACAAGCTCAAAATGTGGGTAAGGAAGGTAAAGTAGCCGTAAGAATCAAAATGTTCAAAAATAAGGCTTGTACTTTAATTAGTGATAATCGTGTGGAAACTGAAGTGACAATTTCTGCCGATAGGAAAATCATTGAAAGTGGTAAAACAGCAGGTCCTTTAAAAGACATGAATGATATTTTACAATTCTATTTGGATAAAAATAAAACCTATCAGATGACGTATTTTGATAGCAAGGGAAATCCTGTGACTAAATCGTTAGCTGTTGAGGCTGATAACATGGAACTTACACTTTATAAGGAAATATAG